GGCTAGGAATAGTCACCTTCTATGGCATAATTAGTTTCCATGGCTTGCATCAGTGCATACGTGATCCATTAGACCCCTTCTGATATTTTGCTAAATAACATCTGCGCTGTTAGGCTCTGGTGTTTCCACTGATTTGCAGACCAGCTATGCAGCAAGAATCATGGCGATATCTGTTCTCCCCTTTATCGTTGTTCAGATACCGCAAATTCTGAAGCTCCAATCTGGTCATCGCTTAACTCTACTGCTTGGGCTTATAGTTGCAGTGCTACTTCTGCTTACTTATTGCCTGTACCAGGTATATACTGAcctcatgggaaaatgaaccctacGCTTTCCCACCTTTTCTGCTTTAATAGTACATTTCTCTCTTGTATAGCTATGTACATTTCTCTCTAGTATAGCTATGTACATTTCGTCTGAAAAAATCGTGATTTTTTTATCAAGACACTTTATAAAATCTTGGAGGTAAAGGAAATTTAACAAGAATAAATGATGCCTCTCTACCACCCATCTGACTTTCCTCTAGGCATTTCATTTGGTCAGGAGCTGAAATCTTTTGGCATGTGTTCATATATGTTTTATTAATTTTCCAAGGGGCAATCACACACTACTTACATTTATTATCATCTTATTTTGATCTATATTGCCCCATTGAACAATACTTGCATACTCTACAAACAGATCTTTCAGCCATGGATCCAGAGGAGGAAATTAGAATATTCAAGACTGAAGCATGTAATGTCTGGGCTTCTGAAACATGCTCAAATGCATACTTTTGGTCaccttgttgatgatgatggcaCACCAAATGTTTCTGTCATAGAGAAGTATGCCACTGGTTTGCAATTCGTTTTTACCTATATTTTCATCCAAAAAAGTACGTATCTTCTAAATAATACTGTAAAAATTGGCAGGTTATTTCACAAAATTGATCTGGACAATGATGGAAAGATAGGGCGTGGTGAACTACAGGCTTTCATCGTTGGTGTGAATTTTGAAGATATTGAGTTGGATACTAACCTAGCTACAGATCAAGTCATGGCTGACTTTGATAGGTCTCGGAATAGTTCCATTGAAAAGGGAGAATTCGTTGATGGTGTCCTTAGATGGCTGGAAGAAGCTAAGCGTGTTGTTGCTGGTTCTGGTGCCTACTCAAAAAAGTTTATGGATGATTTTCACATTGTAAGTTTGTAGTCACATGTTTGCGCAGTTGTTTTGTCCATAAAGATAAATTGCGCCATCCTACAATTGTGCAGACAACAGGGGAAGAACATAATGCACTGCTtgacaagcatgaagatgatggtgaATCTATTGAAAATCCAACCTGGACATGCTTCAAGGCCATTTCACTTTTGCTTCTCGGAACTGCAATGGCAGCTGCATTTGCAGACCCACTTGTTGATGCTGTGCACAACTTTTCAAGTGCTACCAGTATACCATCTTTTTTCATTTCCTTCATTGCGATGCCCTTGGCTACCAATTCCAGTGAGGCTGTCTCGGCAATTATCTTTGCCAGCCGAAAGAAGCAACGCACTTTGTCTCTAACATTCTCTGAGGTATGTCTGTTGGATACCTTGTGTTTACTGTTGACTACTGGAGCAGTCATACAAATACCTTCATTCTGATTGATTTCTTAGTCAATGTTTTTTTCCCTTCTCCACTAAATTTTTCTTGTTTTAATTCACCTATACTGTTAGCCTAGTTATTTGATAATCTTATATTGCAAGGTATTCTGTGGAAGAAATTAGAAACAGTTTTTTGAAGAACTGAAAGTTCTTACATACTGTAGACTTAGGCTTCCTTGGTGTTTTGTTGTTACCATGGAattctatttttttcttgtttttatttCTCCTATACTGTTAGCCTAGTTATTTGATAATCTTATATTGCAAGGTATTCCGTGGAAGAAATTAGAAACAGTTTTTTGAAGAACTGAAAGTTCTTACATACTGTAGACTTAGGCT
This portion of the Triticum dicoccoides isolate Atlit2015 ecotype Zavitan chromosome 7A, WEW_v2.0, whole genome shotgun sequence genome encodes:
- the LOC119328410 gene encoding sodium/calcium exchanger NCL2-like isoform X2 — protein: MPPPRTLAVLLLAVVAVAAHGRLLASDGLPGQGSASDAAVLRLSSAGRPAGEAEEGGCEMTYGFLPCTETAGGNLFLALAYGFLMFKSATYLSAGSELLLEILGPGIVGGLFLPILGALPDALLILVSGLSGTKEVAQSQVLIGMGLLAGSTIMLLTILWGSCVIVGKCDLSEDSTTIDSQDTKAFSLFGSGVSTDLQTSYAARIMAISVLPFIVVQIPQILKLQSGHRLTLLLGLIVAVLLLLTYCLYQIFQPWIQRRKLEYSRLKHVMSGLLKHAQMHTFGHLVDDDGTPNVSVIEKLFHKIDLDNDGKIGRGELQAFIVGVNFEDIELDTNLATDQVMADFDRSRNSSIEKGEFVDGVLRWLEEAKRVVAGSGAYSKKFMDDFHITTGEEHNALLDKHEDDGESIENPTWTCFKAISLLLLGTAMAAAFADPLVDAVHNFSSATSIPSFFISFIAMPLATNSSEAVSAIIFASRKKQRTLSLTFSEVYGGVTMNNTLCLAVFLALVYVRGLTWDFSSEVLVIFLVCIIMGLFTSFRTKFPLWTCFVAFLLYPLSLVLVYILDYKFGWS
- the LOC119328410 gene encoding sodium/calcium exchanger NCL2-like isoform X1, which encodes MPPPRTLAVLLLAVVAVAAHGRLLASDGLPGQGSASDAAVLRLSSAGRPAGEAEEGGCEMTYGFLPCTETAGGNLFLALAYGFLMFKSATYLSAGSELLLEILGPGIVGGLFLPILGALPDALLILVSGLSGTKEVAQSQVLIGMGLLAGSTIMLLTILWGSCVIVGKCDLSEDSTTIDSQDTKAFSLFGSGVSTDLQTSYAARIMAISVLPFIVVQIPQILKLQSGHRLTLLLGLIVAVLLLLTYCLYQIFQPWIQRRKLEYSRLKHVMSGLLKHAQMHTFGHLVDDDGTPNVSVIEKYATGLQFVFTYIFIQKSTYLLNNTVKIGRLFHKIDLDNDGKIGRGELQAFIVGVNFEDIELDTNLATDQVMADFDRSRNSSIEKGEFVDGVLRWLEEAKRVVAGSGAYSKKFMDDFHITTGEEHNALLDKHEDDGESIENPTWTCFKAISLLLLGTAMAAAFADPLVDAVHNFSSATSIPSFFISFIAMPLATNSSEAVSAIIFASRKKQRTLSLTFSEVYGGVTMNNTLCLAVFLALVYVRGLTWDFSSEVLVIFLVCIIMGLFTSFRTKFPLWTCFVAFLLYPLSLVLVYILDYKFGWS